A single genomic interval of Longimicrobium sp. harbors:
- the hslU gene encoding ATP-dependent protease ATPase subunit HslU, whose protein sequence is MTPRQIVAELDKYIVGQNAAKKSVAIALRNRWRRQRVAEDLREEIAPNNIIMIGPTGVGKTEIARRLARLAGAPFVKVEASKFTEVGYVGRDVESMVRDLVDVAVNMVRTEREDEVQDEAEKRVEDRLLDLLIPPAESQTAPAAGAPAGDGDKKERVWFATPAGQAEPVEDVAGRERRERTREKFRQLLRDGKLEEREVEVEVSQSMPVENMMIPMGGGMDGGGMDGNLMDMLQDWLPKKTKRRRVSVAEARRILLQDELDKLVNMDEVVNESLDRVEDMGIIFLDEIDKIAGERGAAGGPDVSREGVQRDLLPIVEGSTVQTKYGMVRTDHVLFIAAGAFHVSKPSDLIPELQGRFPIRVELSSLTQDDFVRILQEPKNALVSQYRALAAADGAELVFTDDGVREVARTAAQLNERMENIGARRLHTVLTTLLEDVMFDLPDMAEKHIVVDAERVRNRLKDIVEDEDLRKYIL, encoded by the coding sequence ATGACGCCCCGCCAGATCGTCGCCGAGCTCGACAAGTACATCGTGGGGCAGAACGCGGCCAAGAAGTCGGTGGCTATCGCGCTTCGCAACCGCTGGCGCCGCCAGCGCGTGGCCGAGGACCTGCGCGAGGAGATCGCCCCCAACAACATCATCATGATCGGCCCCACGGGCGTGGGAAAGACCGAGATCGCCCGGCGCCTGGCCCGGCTGGCCGGCGCGCCGTTCGTGAAGGTCGAGGCGTCCAAGTTCACCGAGGTGGGCTACGTGGGCCGCGACGTGGAGTCGATGGTGCGCGACCTGGTGGACGTGGCCGTGAACATGGTGAGGACCGAGCGCGAGGACGAGGTGCAGGACGAGGCCGAGAAGCGGGTGGAAGACCGCCTGCTGGACCTGCTGATCCCCCCCGCCGAGTCGCAGACCGCTCCCGCCGCCGGCGCGCCCGCCGGTGACGGCGACAAGAAGGAGCGCGTGTGGTTCGCCACGCCCGCTGGCCAGGCGGAGCCGGTGGAGGACGTGGCCGGCCGCGAACGGCGCGAGCGCACCCGCGAGAAGTTCCGCCAGCTGCTGCGCGACGGCAAGCTGGAGGAGCGCGAGGTGGAGGTGGAGGTCAGCCAGAGCATGCCCGTGGAGAACATGATGATTCCCATGGGTGGCGGCATGGATGGCGGCGGCATGGACGGCAACCTGATGGACATGCTGCAGGATTGGCTTCCCAAGAAGACCAAGCGCCGCCGGGTGAGCGTGGCCGAGGCGCGCCGCATTCTGCTGCAGGACGAGCTCGACAAGCTCGTGAACATGGACGAGGTGGTGAACGAGTCGCTCGACCGCGTGGAAGACATGGGGATCATCTTCCTGGACGAGATCGACAAGATCGCCGGCGAGCGCGGCGCGGCGGGCGGGCCCGACGTGTCGCGCGAGGGAGTGCAGCGCGACCTGCTTCCCATCGTCGAGGGCTCCACGGTGCAGACCAAGTACGGGATGGTGCGCACCGACCACGTGCTGTTCATCGCCGCGGGCGCCTTTCACGTCAGCAAGCCGTCGGACCTGATCCCCGAGCTGCAGGGCCGCTTTCCCATCCGGGTGGAGCTGAGCAGCCTGACGCAGGACGACTTCGTCCGCATCCTGCAGGAGCCCAAGAACGCCCTGGTGTCGCAGTACCGCGCGCTGGCCGCGGCCGACGGGGCGGAGCTGGTGTTCACCGACGACGGCGTGCGCGAGGTGGCGCGCACCGCGGCGCAGCTGAACGAGCGGATGGAGAACATCGGCGCGCGGCGGCTTCACACCGTGCTCACCACGCTGCTGGAAGACGTGATGTTCGACCTTCCCGACATGGCCGAAAAGCACATCGTTGTGGATGCCGAGCGTGTCCGCAACCGCCTGAAGGACATCGTCGAGGACGAGGACCTGCGCAAGTACATCCTCTAG